A stretch of Vigna radiata var. radiata cultivar VC1973A unplaced genomic scaffold, Vradiata_ver6 scaffold_201, whole genome shotgun sequence DNA encodes these proteins:
- the LOC106754712 gene encoding uncharacterized protein LOC106754712, producing MKIIMPLTEALHQLPVYSKRIKYYLGEVIHLEEEDTKKQEGCIRPLKRKHPPKMKDPGSLTIPCAIGDVNVGRALLDSGSGINLMPLSMLKKIRGLTLKPTNIFVVVADGSSKRSYGVVEDVVIRVENLQFLVDFLVMEIKVNEMVPLILGRPLMKTAKVVISVHDEMVMLKDQEHKLIYTASEEKLT from the coding sequence ATGAAGATTATTATGCCTTTAACCGAAGCACTCCACCAACTTCCTGTCTATTCCAAGCGCATAAAGTATTACCTTGGAGAAGTTATACATCTTGAAGAGGAAGACACTAAGAAACAGGAAGGTTGTATTCGCCCTTTGAAGAGGAAGCACCCtccaaaaatgaaggatccaggaagtCTTACTATTCCATGCGCCATTGGAGATGTTAATGTAGGGAGAGCTTTACTTGATTCTGGGTCAggtattaatttgatgcccttaTCTATGCTGAAAAAGATTCGTGGGCTAACATTGAAGCCAACCAATATTTTTGTGGTTGTGGCAGATGGATCCTCAAAGAGATCTTATGGTGTGGTGGAGGACGTGGTGATTCGCGTTGAAAACCTTCAATTCTTGGTCGATTTTTTAGTGATGGAGATAAAGGTCAATGAGATGGTTCCGttgattcttggaaggccaCTCATGAAAACGGCCAAAGTGGTCATAAGTGTCCATGACGAGATGGTTATGTTAAAAGACCAAGAACATAAGTTGATCTATACTGCCTCTGAAGAGAAGCTGACGTGA
- the LOC106754705 gene encoding pentatricopeptide repeat-containing protein At2g13600 yields MGRHAFVQKVVGDLCFLDSSSFARLLDSCVRSKSGIDVRRIHGRIIKTQFSSEIFIQNRLVDAYRKCGCFDDARKVFVHMPLRNTFSYNAILSVLTKFGKLDEARNVFMSMPEPDQCSWNAMVSGFAQHDRFEEALKFFVDMHSEDFVVNEYSFGSALSACAGLTDFNVGIQIHALISKSRYLLDVYMGSALVDMYSKCGVVISAQKAFDEMVVRNIVSWNSLITCYEQNGPAEKALEVFVRMMDNGVEPDEITLASVVSACASLSATREGLQIHARVIKRDKFRNDLVLGNALVDMYAKCKRVREARLIFDRMPVRDVVSETSMVSGYARAASVKAARLMFSKMMERNVVSWNALIAGYTQNGENEEAVKLFLLLKRDSLWPTHYTFGNLLNACANLADLKLGRQAHTHILKHGYWFQSREESDIFVGNSLIDMYMKCGMVEDGCRVFEHMVERDTVSWNAMIVGYAQNGNGTDALEIFRKMLLSGEKPDPVTMIGVLSACSHAGLVEEGRRYFHSMRLEYGLAPLKDHFTCMIDLLGRAGCLDEANDLMQTMPMQPDAVVLGSLLAACKVHGNIKLGKHVAEKLMEIDPLNSGPYVLLSNMYAELGRWKDVVKVRKQMRQQGVVKQPGCSWIEIQSRVHVFMVKDKRHPRRKDIHLVLKILTEQMKRAGYVPEADDDEFCEEESDSELVLHCEMESEADTAVA; encoded by the coding sequence ATGGGTAGACATGCGTTCGTTCAAAAAGTGGTGGGTGATCTTTGTTTCCTCGATTCTTCTTCCTTCGCGAGGTTATTGGACTCATGTGTTCGGTCAAAGTCTGGAATTGATGTGCGTCGCATTCATGGTCGAATAATTAAGACACAGTTTTCATCTGAAATTTTCATTCAGAACAGACTCGTTGATGCTTACAGAAAATGCGGTTGTTTTGACGACGCACGCAAGGTGTTTGTTCATATGCCGCTGAGGAACACTTTCAGTTATAATGCGATTTTAAGCGTTTTGACGAAGTTTGGGAAGCTTGACGAGGCTCGGAACGTTTTTATGTCGATGCCTGAGCCTGACCAATGCTCATGGAATGCTATGGTGTCGGGTTTTGCACAACATGATCGATTTGAGGAAGCATTGAAGTTCTTTGTTGACATGCATAGTGAGGATTTTGTGGTTAATGAGTATTCGTTTGGGAGTGCTCTCAGTGCTTGTGCAGGGTTGACAGATTTCAATGTAGGGATTCAAATCCATGCTTTGATATCAAAGTCTCGTTACTTATTAGATGTTTATATGGGTTCTGCTCTTGTTGATATGTACTCTAAGTGTGGAGTGGTGATCTCTGCTCAAAAGGCTTTTGATGAAATGGTTGTGCGGAATATAGTGTCTTGGAACAGTTTGATTACGTGTTACGAGCAAAATGGGCCTGCAGAAAAAGCTCTGGAAGTTTTTGTTAGGATGATGGATAATGGGGTTGAACCTGATGAGATAACTCTGGCTAGCGTAGTCAGTGCCTGTGCGAGCTTGTCTGCAACCAGGGAAGGTTTGCAAATTCATGCTCGTGTCATCAAAAGGGATAAGTTTCGGAATGACCTTGTGTTAGGCAATGCGTTAGTTGATATGTATGCAAAGTGCAAAAGAGTTAGGGAAGCTCGACTGATTTTTGATAGGATGCCAGTTAGGGATGTTGTGTCTGAAACTTCTATGGTTAGTGGATATGCCAGGGCAGCCAGTGTGAAAGCGGCAAGGTTGATGTTTTCGAAGATGATGGAGAGGAATGTGGTGTCCTGGAATGCTCTTATTGCAGGTTACACACAAAATGGAGAGAATGAGGAGGCAGTTAAACTTTTCCTCCTCCTGAAGAGGGATTCTCTCTGGCCAACCCATTACACCTTTGGGAATCTACTTAATGCGTGTGCCAATCTTGCCGATCTGAAACTTGGTAGACAGGCTCACACTCACATTTTGAAGCATGGATATTGGTTTCAGTCTAGAGAAGAATCTGACATTTTTGTGGGGAATTCTCTCATTGACATGTACATGAAATGTGGAATGGTTGAAGATGGGTGCCGGGTTTTTGAGCATATGGTAGAAAGGGATACTGTCTCATGGAATGCCATGATAGTGGGGTATGCACAAAATGGTAATGGTACAGACGCCCTCGAAATTTTCAGGAAAATGCTGCTATCTGGAGAAAAACCAGACCCTGTTACTATGATTGGAGTTCTATCTGCATGTAGCCATGCAGGACTTGTTGAAGAAGGACGACGTTACTTCCACTCAATGAGGCTTGAGTATGGTTTAGCACCGTTGAAGGACCATTTTACATGCATGATTGATTTACTAGGTCGGGCTGGCTGCCTTGATGAAGCAAACGATTTGATGCAGACAATGCCGATGCAACCAGATGCCGTTGTCTTGGGATCTCTACTTGCTGCTTGTAAGGTTCATGGAAACATTAAATTAGGGAAGCATGTAGCAGAAAAGCTCATGGAAATTGATCCCTTGAACTCTGGACCTTACGTTCTTCTTTCAAATATGTATGCTGAGCTTGGAAGATGGAAAGATGTTGTCAAAGTCCGGAAACAGATGAGGCAACAGGGAGTAGTTAAGCAACCTGGTTGCAGTTGGATTGAAATTCAGAGTCGCGTGCATGTTTTCATGGTGAAAGATAAAAGGCATCCTCGTAGGAAGGACATCCATTTAGTTCTGAAAATTCTCACAGAACAGATGAAGCGGGCTGGCTATGTGCCAGAAGCTGATGATGATGAGTTTTGCGAGGAGGAAAGTGACTCTGAACTTGTCTTGCATTGTGAAATGGAATCGGAGGCCGATACAGCAGTTGCATAA
- the LOC106754708 gene encoding pentatricopeptide repeat-containing protein At2g21090, which produces MTMLPNNVVSSVEKCSSMISKCVSARRVKLAKAVHGHLIKTALFFDAFLANGLIDAYSKCGSEESLQKAFDDLPNKTTRSWNTLISFYSKTGLFHKARNLFDKMPQRNVVSYNSLISGFTRYNLHEDSVKLFQMMQNGRNVLVLDEFTLVSVVGSCACLRNAKWLRQAHGVAVIVGMDWNLILNNALIDAYGKCGEPDLSYSMFCWMPERNVVSWTSMVVAYSRACRLDEACKVFKDMPVKNTVSWTALITGFVRNGRCGEAFDVFKQMLEEGVRPSAPTFVSIIDACAQEALIGRGKQVHGQIIRGGISGNLFNVYVCNALIDMYGKCGDMKSAENLFEMAPVRDVVTWNTFITGFAQNGHGEDSLAVFRRMIEAKVEPNHVTFLGVLSGCSHAGLDNEGLELVDLMERKYGVKPKADHYALLIDLLGRKNRLKEAMSLTEKVPGETMNHIAVWGAILGACRVHGNLDLARKAAEALFELEPENTARYVMLANIYAAYGRWDDAKRIRTVMKERCLKKEPAFSWIELRNVRHEFVAKDKLHRQIGEICEVNNKLVLHLKDAGYHQPYIDYPFHPDYGDDFYFS; this is translated from the coding sequence ATGACCATGCTCCCCAACAATGTTGTTTCCTCCGTTGAAAAGTGTTCGTCTATGATTTCAAAGTGTGTCTCGGCGAGGAGGGTGAAACTCGCAAAAGCCGTGCACGGTCACCTTATAAAAACCGCGCTTTTCTTCGACGCTTTCCTCGCCAACGGTCTCATTGACGCGTATTCTAAGTGCGGCAGCGAAGAAAGTTTACAAAAGGCCTTCGACGATCTTCCCAACAAGACTACTCGTTCGTGGAATACGCTAATCTCGTTTTACTCGAAAACGGGCCTTTTCCATAAGGCCCGTAATCTGTTCGATAAAATGCCTCAACGGAACGTCGTTAGTTATAACTCGCTAATCTCCGGTTTCACGCGCTACAATCTTCACGAAGATTCGGTTAAGCTCTTTCAAATGATGCAAAACGGTCGAAACGTTTTGGTGTTAGACGAGTTCACCCTCGTTAGCGTAGTTGGAAGCTGCGCTTGTTTGCGGAACGCTAAATGGTTGCGCCAGGCTCATGGGGTGGCAGTTATAGTTGGCATGGACTGGAACCTGATTCTGAATAACGCGTTAATTGATGCTTATGGGAAATGCGGTGAACCCGACTTGTCGTATTCTATGTTTTGCTGGATGCCAGAGAGAAATGTAGTGTCTTGGACGTCAATGGTTGTGGCTTACTCTAGAGCATGTAGATTGGATGAGGCTTGTAAGGTATTTAAGGATATGCCGGTTAAGAACACGGTTTCTTGGACTGCTTTGATAACGGGTTTTGTGAGAAATGGGCGTTGTGGTGAAGCTTTTGATGTTTTTAAGCAAATGTTGGAAGAGGGTGTGAGACCTAGTGCTCCAACTTTTGTGAGTATTATAGATGCTTGTGCACAAGAGGCTCTTATAGGAAGAGGTAAGCAGGTGCATGGTCAAATTATTAGAGGTGGCATAAGTGGGAACTTGTTTAATGTGTATGTCTGCAATGCTTTAATTGACATGTATGGTAAGTGTGGAGATATGAAATCAGctgaaaatttgtttgagatGGCTCCTGTCAGGGATGTGGTTACTTGGAATACGTTCATAACTGGTTTTGCACAAAATGGTCATGGAGAGGACTCATTGGCTGTGTTTAGAAGGATGATAGAAGCCAAAGTAGAGCCCAATCATGTGACATTTCTTGGGGTGCTATCTGGTTGTAGCCATGCAGGTTTAGATAATGAAGGGTTAGAGTTGGTGGATTTGATGGAAAGAAAGTATGGAGTGAAGCCTAAAGCTGATCACTATGCTTTACTGATTGATTTGCTGGGGAGGAAAAACAGACTGAAGGAAGCCATGAGTTTGACTGAAAAGGTGCCTGGTGAAACTATGAATCACATTGCAGTGTGGGGTGCAATATTGGGTGCTTGCAGAGTTCATGGGAACTTGGACCTTGCTAGAAAGGCTGCTGAGGCACTGTTTGAGTTGGAACCAGAAAATACAGCTAGGTATGTTATGCTAGCAAACATATATGCTGCATATGGTAGATGGGATGATGCCAAAAGAATTAGGACGGTAATGAAGGAAAGGTGTTTGAAGAAAGAACCAGCTTTTAGTTGGATTGAGTTGAGAAATGTGAGACACGAGTTTGTGGCCAAGGACAAGCTGCATCGACAGATTGGAGAGATATGTGAAGTGAACAATAAATTAGTCCTTCATTTGAAGGATGCTGGGTATCATCAGCCTTATATTGATTACCCTTTTCATCCAGATTATGGTGATGATTTCTACTTTAGTTAG
- the LOC106754723 gene encoding uncharacterized protein LOC106754723, which translates to MNTPHQTNSLHESGGDTEFSFWGSSNTTLSKDCDQPQDNEARFNKEADFGETHQRKNLKFECSTFCSTASHASRSKAIAQGQRELMEMVQDMPESGYELSFQDMVVHEKHVLEPEQPHQNETSLNNTHMQSSGNKAQLKKLKKKKKIKDNVRPGQILRVESMDSETFLLKLFFPISLDWMKKDKTKNESKVSSRPSLQESIKQVGKDWRIKGFSLSGNNTEDGMSDTNRYVDHNSSFSNGCWSFLHCAKRK; encoded by the exons ATGAACACACCCCACCAAACAAACTCCCTTCACGAGAGTGGAGGAGACACAGAATTCAGTTTCTGGGGTTCATCAAACACCACACTTTCTAAAGATTGTGATCAACCACAAGACAATGAAGCAAGGTTCAATAAGGAAGCAGATTTTGGAGAAACACACCAAAGGAAAAACTTAAAGTTTGAGTGTTCAACTTTTTGTTCTACGGCTTCTCATGCTTCAAGGAGCAAAGCTATTGCACAAGGACAAAGGGAACTTATGGAGATGGTGCAAGACATGCCTGAGTCTGGCTATGAACTCTCTTTTCAAGACATGGTGGTTCATGAGAAGCATGTGCTGGAACCAGAACAACCACATCAAAATGAAACTTCCCTGAACAACACACACATGCAAAGTAGTGGCAATAAAGCTCAACTAAAAAAgctaaagaagaagaagaaaatcaaagataACGTTAGACCTGGTCAGATATTGCGGGTTGAAAGCATGGACAGTGAAACCTTCCTCCTGAAGTTGTTCTTTCCAATCTCTCTTGATTGGATGAAGAAGGATAAAACGAAGAATGAGTCCAAGGTTTCTTCTAGACCTTCATTGCAGGAATCTATAAAACAAGTGGGAAAAGATTGGAGAATTAAAGGATTTTCCCTTTCAGGAAACAACACAGAAGATGGCATGAGTGACACAAACAG GTATGTTGATCACAATTCTTCATTCTCAAATGGATGCTGGTCATTCCTTCATTGcgcaaaaagaaaatga
- the LOC106754715 gene encoding uncharacterized protein LOC106754715: MAMATLSFPIFPTTTAFRFQVSAVVATPATKVVPAIIVGGGRVGQALQNMGSGQDLLVRRGEAVPLNFKGPILVCTRNDDLETVLQSTPSSRWDDLVFFQNGMMEPWLQTKGLNDANQVLAYFAVSKIGEAPVDGTTDTNPEGLTAAYGKWASVIAARLNAGGLSCKVLDKKDFQKQMLEKLIWICSVMLVGARHGGVSVGVVEKEFRTELSSLIAELASAAASEKELTFEEAMEERLCAYSRAVAHFPTAVKEFKWRNGWFYSLSEKATAQGNPDPCPLHSQWLKELRIV, from the exons ATGGCCATGGCCACCCTCTCCTTCCCCATTTTCCCCACAACCACTGCCTTCAGGTTCCAAGTATCCGCCGTAGTCGCCACCCCCGCCACCAAGGTCGTTCCCGCCATCATTGTCGGCGGCGGAAGAGTGGGGCAGGCCCTGCAGAACATGGGCAGTGGCCAAGACCTTCTCGTTCGCCGCGGAGAGGCCGTACCACTGAACTTTAAAGGCCCCATTTTGGTGTGCACGAGAAATGATGATCTTGAAACCGTGCTTCAATCCACTCCTTCTTCCAGATGGGATG ATTTGGTGTTTTTCCAGAACGGAATGATGGAGCCGTGGCTTCAGACCAAAGGCTTGAATGATGCAAACCAGGTGTTGGCTTATTTTGCAGTGTCGAAAATTGGAGAGGCCCCTGTTGATGGCACCACTGATACCAATCCTGAAGGCCTCACTGCTGCATATGGCAAGTGGGCTTCTGTTATTGCTGCAAGGTTAAATGCTGGAGGCCTCTCTTGCAAG GTTCTTGACAAGAAGGATTTTCAAAAGCAGATGCTGGAGAAGCTTATATGGATTTGCTCTGTAATGCTTGTTGGAGCACGTCATGGAGGAGTTTCTGTAGGTGTTGTGGAAAAGGAATTCCGAACCGAA TTGTCCAGCCTTATAGCAGAACTGGCATCAGCAGCAGCAAGTGAGAAAGAGTTAACATTTGAAGAAGCAATGGAAGAGCGGTTATGTGCATATTCAAGAGCTGTAGCCCACTTTCCCACAGCAGTTAAGGAG TTCAAATGGAGGAATGGTTGGTTTTATTCTCTCTCTGAGAAGGCCACTGCCCAAGGCAACCCAGACCCATGCCCTTTGCATTCCCAATGGCTAAAAGAGTTGAGAATTGTTTGA